Genomic window (Rosa chinensis cultivar Old Blush chromosome 6, RchiOBHm-V2, whole genome shotgun sequence):
GCTTGGCAATACAAGAAGTATTTTGGTGAAAATCAGCAGGGTTTTGATAGTCAAAGTAAGTTTTCAATGGTCTTGATTCTTATAAAACTAGTCTCATTAGCACATAGCTGGTTTGGAGTTTGAGAGCAATTTTTTATGCTTTCATTGTCCAGATGGGAAACATGAGTTCAGCAACAACTTCGACTTGCGGAAGCCCTTGGAGAGGCAGTTTCTTACGGGCAAGCGAATAGATTGTGCTAGCATTCTTGATTCTCCAAATCTTGTCACACTTTATGATCGTTGTGCTACATTTTTATCACAATTTCCAAGGTATAGTATTCTAGTCTTATTTCTTACCTGCCTAAAAGTTTACATTTATCATGTCTGGTTAGTAAAAATATAAGCAAATCCGTTGGTTTTTCTGAACGTCAAGCTAGCTCTTTAGTTCATTATGAAGGCTAACATTTGGTGAATTTAAATATTAAATGGTTAATTTGTCTAAAAACTATGTTTGTAAGGTTTTGATTTTAACAAATGGGATTGATGCTTATAATGGTTCTTGTCAAATACTTCATATCTCATGTTGAGTTGTTAAGAGTTGTCATAATTCATAAGTCTCTGTAATACTTGGGTAATGAATATTATTAATCCTTGCTTAAGTAGAACTTTAGGTGGCAATGTTCTAATGGTTAATTCTATTTTTGTATCTGCTATCATGTTTTTAACCTTCTTCTGACTATTCTACAGAAGTGACAGCAACATTTCTTGTGTTGGTCGTATTGCCATTCAATCATTCTGTGCTCCACAGTGTGGATATTCCAGCCTGGTGAGTGGCAATTGTTAGTTGGTCTTCAACTGTTATTCTGAGTCTTTGCTTTGTTGCTgcctcttatttattttctctgcTGTTTTGGTGATTCATATGGGTTGTGTATGTCTTTTCCTTACTCAAATCAATATATTGTATTACTGAATTAAGCATAATACAGTTAATACTGTTGCATTGCAGGAATGGGACATGCTTTCCTTCCTTAGATCTCTAAAAAGCATGCTACGATCTTCAAATGCAGTTGCTGTTGTGACATTTCCGCCTAGTCTTCTTTCATCATCCTCCTCTACAAGATGGCAGCACATGGCAGACACCTTGCTGTCAGTTAAAGCAATTCCAGGTTTATATCAGCTCTCACATTGTTCTTTGCACTCTTACCCTTTTTTTGTTCTGCCATTACTAACCTATAGCGAATgattaattcagatgaggacAAGGAATTGGCAACGCTCCTTACTGGTTACCAGGACATGGTTGGCCTTCTTAATGTGCAGAAAGTAGCGCAAATTAACACACAGGTAGTGCAAAAGTTTGCTTCACCCAAATCTAACACTGATTGAATCAAGTTTGCTGTCGTTCCTTTTATGTGCATGAAGTTAGTACAAAGGTTATCATATTTGCTAGGCTACTTGATACGAATTTGCAAATATGTAACTACATTACCGACCCATTCACTCAGTCATCCTTAGAGGCTCTTTAATACTATTACATTTTTCTGTCAGTACAGTTACCGATATGCCACTAGTTCTGCTACCTTTTGAGTAGTTAATGCTGTACACATTTCATTGTATGGTTACCACATGTTTATTGAAGTTGGTCTAGTTGAAAAAAACTTTAAATTGGCACAATGCAAGTAATTTTGAGTGTTTACTCTGTTTTGCTTAtgttttttaaatgtttttcttAATTTCACCTGCACAGGTTCCTGTCGTTCTTGaggcaacaactttctcaataaagctgcaaaagcggaggtttttggttttagaatgTCTAAACCAGGCCCCTATCAATGGTTCTAGTGGGAGTTCATATGGCACTTCTGGTAGTTGTTCTGGGTCCTCTAAAACTGGATATCTTGATTTTTAGTTCCTGACACTGTCATAGTGGAGAAATTCAGAAAGTCAGCCATCGTTGCAGATAACTTCATTTCTGTTTGTACCAGATACTAGTTTTCGgttcttaatttttgtttttgatgaatTTGCATTAGCAGTAGGGATTAGAGATATAGCAAAACACTTAGAAGTGATTATATGGCAAAACAACATTACAAAAGAAGGCAGTAACATTATATAAATGAATCATTTATATCAAATCATTAAAGAAGGCAGTACATTATTCATGTAATCATTTATTTTGAATCATCACATTACATTCTGCTTATAATGTTGTGAACAACTAAAAATACTCTGGAGAAAGAACAACAATGATTATGACACCAGATCAGTCTCGGCTTCTGTTCTTATTTCTTCATTGATACAGTCTGGGTTGGAGAATTTAAGAGCTAGCCTTCAGTGTGTTTCCAATGTCAATGACAAAACGGTATCTGACGTCTGCTTTGGCAAGGCGCTCCATGGCAGTGTTCAAGTAGTCAATTGGGATAACCTCGATGTCTGCTGTTATGTTGTGCTTGGCTGCAAAATCGATCATCTCTTGTGTCTCCTTCATACCTCCAATGCCGCTACCAGCTACCATCTTCCTTCCTGTTAAATCGAACATTAAGCTCTGTTAATAACCCTAAAATGCAATAGATAACAGGTAAAGCCAACTACTCGTAGTTACATGCTTACCCATGAGTAAAGGAAAAACCGGAAGCTCAAGAGGCTTTTCTGGTGCACCAACCATAACAAGCTTTCCATGAGACTTCAACAAACCAATCAAAGGCAAGAGAGGATGTTGTGCAGAAACTGTGTCAATGATCCCATCCATGGTACCAATGGCAGCCTACAAATTAATCAATGAAACAAACATTAAGTAACTTGTTCATTGAATAATCCACTTAAAAGACGTAAAAGGTGTAACTTGTTCAAATAATTACCTGCATTTTATCTTGGTCACGACTAACCAAAAACGAATCAGCTCCTAGGTGTTTAACTGCTTCCTCCTTCTTATTAGGGGACGTACTGATCACTGTAACCTTCACTCCCATTGCCTTGGCAAACTTCACTGCGACGTGGCCTAAACCACCTAGGCCAACCACGCCCACATGCATGCCCGGCTTGTCAAGTCCAAAATATCTCAACGGGCTGTAGGTTGTGATTCCGGCACATAGGAGAGGAGCAGCACAATCAAGGGGTAGGTTGTCCGGGATACGGAGTACGAAGTGTTCATCTGCAACCATAATGTCAGAGTAACCGCCATAGGTGGTGGTTCCGTCATAGTACTTGGCACTGTACGTGAGTATTTGTTTGGGGCAGTAGTTCTCAAGATGGTCGGTACAACTATCACAAGATCGGCAAGCTCCCACTATGCATCCAACACCgactttgtctccaactttGAATTTTTGTACATTGCTCCCTACTTCCGTCACTTCACCGACAATCTCATGCCTGCATTGCCAAATtgtgttcatatatatattagatTACTGAAGAGGCCAGGGTTCAAGcattaatataaataaaatggtAAACACCTTTTACTAGTAAAGAGTGTGCAGGAAAAGGTCGAACGTACCCGGGAACCAGAGGATAGGTAGAGAAGCCCCATTCATTCTTGACCATGTGAAGGTCCGAATGGCAAATCCCACAGTACAACACTTTGAATGTCACGTCTTTCTCTCCGGTTTCCCTGCATGCAATCAATGCGGTTGAACTTTAGAACTATATATAAAACAAACATGTACTATATATGGTTTAATCTGAAGAGGAAGAACGGAGAAGTGTTGTACTTCTTGACAATCTACCTTCTGGAGAAACTGAAGGGAGAGAGAACACCAGATGAATCTCTTGCAGCCCATCCAAATGCCTTCCTGGGGTGTTCTTGCTCGTTATACATCACTATTTTCGTTGTTGCAGATTCTTAACTGATGGTTTTGGTGTTGAGGCAGGCTTAATGCCGTTCGAGTAGTAAAAGGTGAGAGACAGACAGATGTGGAAGTATGAGCTAGCTTCAATGGAGTTAAATGCTATATATATGTAGAGAGGGAGGAGATTTTAGGTTTGGGCTGGGGTGACGTACTGGGTGAGGAAAATTCTAATGTCGAAGAGATGATGACGTATTGGGTGAGGAAAATCCGAAAATAGAATGTCGAAGAGATGATGACGTATTGGGTgagcaaataaaaaataaaagaaattcaaGAGATTAAACTGACGTCAGCGGTCAACAGAATGGTAGGAGTatgatgaaaaatagaaaatagaattTGGTTGTTGACCGTGACCATGCTTTCGCAACTAGTATAACCTGGATTCTGCAGATGGGTCCTTCCTTGTGTTTTCTGGTCTTTGTTGGGCTATTTTGTAAGACAGTACCATTTTGGGCTAAACGAATATAAATATAGTATCAATTCGAAAGGATCGTACAAAGTTTCCTCCGATTGGCACCTCTCAAGACCCCATCTTTGAGACTCATACGCTGGCATATCTCCTCCCACTCTTCAATAGTTCCTGGACCGGTCCCGATAATCCGAACCGGAATCGAGGTACAGGCGATGACGTGACAGGTCGGAATCGAGAGGTGGCGGACGGTGATTGGTGCGCGGAGCTGTGGGGACTTAGGAAATTGGAGGAGGAGAGGGATTTTGGGAAGAGCTGTGGGGGGTAGGGTGGCGGTGAGGGTATTTTGGAAAATTAGGGTGCTGACTTGGTGATCAGACTTTACTGCGATTGAGAAGAAAAGAGATGAAACTTATTTCGTACATAGTACTTATTGATCTAGCATCATTAGTTAGGTCACAATTTTCTGTGTTCATCTTTTGGATGTCTGTAGTATCATAAttgtccaatcccaattttgaGGCCATACAACTGGTCCTCGttaaatttgttttctttttctatttactTGATATTTTATTTGTGTTTCGATCAGTGGGCATTATGGATGGGATATAATTCTAACCTTGTGAAATTTTGATGTTCGATCGAGTCATAGCATCGAAACTAATAGTGGTTTGGGTTAAGCCGTTCTTTAGGGATTTGGTGCAGGCTTTTATGTATTAGACTCACGATTATGGCAAGCATACAAATATGTTAGGCAAGGTCTTTACCATCTTTTCTCTCCTCTGCAAACGGATTTTTCATTAGTAGAAGCATAatattttttctcttctctgcATTAGTGGTAGTTGGTGCGGTGAGGAAGGAGTGTACCTTGGATAGTGGTGAAGGTACTGAGGGAGGTCTTTGGAATCTTTGGTTGGTTATTGGGctttgttcttgttcttcttcgttttgtgtgaagtttgagtttatCTTGGCCGACATTTTCACTTTCACAGCAAGAGTGAGACCACCTCTATCAGAGAATTGAAGGGGTGTGGATTGATGGTAATGGTTGGAATTGAAGGCGCGATCATGATTGGAAGGGGGGAGAAAGCGATGGGTGCCCatagtaagagagagagagagatgggtgccCCTCAAATTACGACACTTGACACACATAGTAACGGAgttattgacgtcgtgtacatATATTGGGTTGGAGTTGTAATTTGGTGTACTAAAGTTTATATTTTGTAACTTCATGTACAGATATTCGTAGTGGCCTTAACTTAAGGTACCATTCatgaattttttctttaattatatataaatactATAAAATGAATAAGGTATCTTTGTTGTCAATGCAATAAAATTTAACTCAGTTAAATTATAATTTTGATTTGATTAGATTTATTTTACGATAAACATCACACTACCATATAACCCCCCTATGACACTAATATGTTAAAGAAAAACTAAAGAGTTGTGAAAAATTAGTTCGCATTTTTGGTTCATAGAGCAGAGCAGAGttattgagaaatttttttctcttttctgtaaGGAAACAATGTATCATCAAGAGGCTAAGAGGCATAATTATGTAAGCTAGTATAAGAGGCTGGATCTAGTTGAGTGATTTGGAAGAGTTGTGTAAGCCTGTATAAGAGGCCAAAGTCTACTTAGAGACGCAGATCAATTTGGTCCTTAGGATGTCAACCCACaccaccccaaaaaaaaaacatgatatGATGCTTTCTTTATACCTAACAAATACCCCCGGGGGTATGAGGCAAAGATAAAAAGGACGGAGAAAGGTATTGACACAGACGTGGAAAAATCACCATCAAGGGTGAGAAAGCGACAATTAAGAATGAGTTGGTTGAAATGTAGATCTCTTGAATGATCCATCTTGTGTTATCCAGTTCCTGCTAGTTGGGAACCTTTCTGCATTATTTGACATTAACCAACCGACGGAGAAATTTGAGAGTACATATTTGTCTTGGCCACGAAAATGAGAGTGGAGCGGTCGCCATGCGATGAAAAGGAAGGTCTCTGGGAAGAAAAGTCTATAAAGGAAACGAGAAACGGGGACCAGGCAACACCACAAAATATTGTCATGTGAAACCATCGTTCCAGTTCTTTCATTTATTCAATATCGACGGTACCGCATTTTTCTCATAATGAGATGGAACCTAAACAAAACAGATGGAgtacaaaaagagaaaaactaaAGACTACATGCAAAAACAAGTACATGTTTCCATTGTCATGCCTCTGGTCCTTGAAGTTTTGGAAATGCAAATTTAAGTGGCCGACTTTAATGTGTTTCCGATATCGATGACAAACCGGTATCTAACATCTCCTTTGGCAAGACGCTCCATGGCAGTGTTCAAATAATCGATGGGTATAACTTCGATGTCGGCCGTTATGTTGTGTTTGGCTGCCAAATCTATCATCTCTTGTGTCTCCTTGATACCTCCGATATTACTACCGGCTACAATCTTCCTTCCTGTAATTGCAAAGTGAGTTATTATACattaacacataagttaatcgATCATCCAATTAAAATGCAGAATCACAAGGATAAAGTCCGACCCATTAGCAAGGAAAAAACTGGGAGCTCAAGAGGCTTCTCTGGCGCTCCAACCATCACAAGCTTTCCATTAACCTTCAATAAACTAATCAGAGGTGGGAGAGGGTGGGCTGCAGAAACTGTGTCGATGATACCATCCAATGTTCCCATGGCAGCCTAAAAAATCAGCAGAACAAAATTAGGTGATTAGGTCACAATACGCATTcttgaaagaaaaaatcatAAATTTACATGAAATTCACAGTAGTTAGAGTACAGGCTGTATAAATGGGGGTGAAAACAAGGAGATCGTACATTATGATAATGAGTCACATTAGTGAATGTGGAGAGAAATACCATGGGAGTTTGGGTTGGGTCATTGCAGCTAATAAT
Coding sequences:
- the LOC112170108 gene encoding elongator complex protein 4 isoform X1, encoding MAVTKTRTSSFSRSFSGASSPQIPGLKHGPNGTMFVSSGIPDLDKILGGGFALGSLVMVMEDAEAPHHMLLLRNFMSQGLVHNQPLLYASPAKDPRQFLGTLPSPAVPKDEKSSHRDPDQEKGLRIAWQYKKYFGENQQGFDSQNGKHEFSNNFDLRKPLERQFLTGKRIDCASILDSPNLVTLYDRCATFLSQFPRSDSNISCVGRIAIQSFCAPQCGYSSLEWDMLSFLRSLKSMLRSSNAVAVVTFPPSLLSSSSSTRWQHMADTLLSVKAIPDEDKELATLLTGYQDMVGLLNVQKVAQINTQVPVVLEATTFSIKLQKRRFLVLECLNQAPINGSSGSSYGTSGSCSGSSKTGYLDF
- the LOC112170108 gene encoding elongator complex protein 4 isoform X2 — translated: MVMEDAEAPHHMLLLRNFMSQGLVHNQPLLYASPAKDPRQFLGTLPSPAVPKDEKSSHRDPDQEKGLRIAWQYKKYFGENQQGFDSQNGKHEFSNNFDLRKPLERQFLTGKRIDCASILDSPNLVTLYDRCATFLSQFPRSDSNISCVGRIAIQSFCAPQCGYSSLEWDMLSFLRSLKSMLRSSNAVAVVTFPPSLLSSSSSTRWQHMADTLLSVKAIPDEDKELATLLTGYQDMVGLLNVQKVAQINTQVPVVLEATTFSIKLQKRRFLVLECLNQAPINGSSGSSYGTSGSCSGSSKTGYLDF
- the LOC112170113 gene encoding probable mannitol dehydrogenase, producing MYNEQEHPRKAFGWAARDSSGVLSPFSFSRRETGEKDVTFKVLYCGICHSDLHMVKNEWGFSTYPLVPGHEIVGEVTEVGSNVQKFKVGDKVGVGCIVGACRSCDSCTDHLENYCPKQILTYSAKYYDGTTTYGGYSDIMVADEHFVLRIPDNLPLDCAAPLLCAGITTYSPLRYFGLDKPGMHVGVVGLGGLGHVAVKFAKAMGVKVTVISTSPNKKEEAVKHLGADSFLVSRDQDKMQAAIGTMDGIIDTVSAQHPLLPLIGLLKSHGKLVMVGAPEKPLELPVFPLLMGRKMVAGSGIGGMKETQEMIDFAAKHNITADIEVIPIDYLNTAMERLAKADVRYRFVIDIGNTLKASS